From a region of the Zingiber officinale cultivar Zhangliang chromosome 10B, Zo_v1.1, whole genome shotgun sequence genome:
- the LOC122030064 gene encoding anamorsin homolog, producing MAGKSSALLLTDDAALDLAVVLSAIRDIGVEAISEDEVAVITQCETLEGKLSNESSSFDVVVLASKKYQLIGEQWLQEIGRVLKPGGTLLLQAIAVFDISEKTSSTLERKLLMQGFVEVQPLEMNHLLSVGDSRYISIKAKKASWTTGSSFPLKKAMNTSVPKIIVNNESDLIDEDSLLTDEDLKKPQLPIIGDCEVGSTRKACKNCTCGRADSEAKVQKLELTAEQISNPQSACGNCGLGDAFRCSGCPYKGLSPFKLGEKVSLSGNFLAADI from the exons ATGGCGGGGAAGAGCAGCGCGCTTCTCCTCACTGACGATGCGGCTCTGGATCTTGCTGTGGTCTTATCTGCGATCAGGGACATAGGAGTTGAGGCGATCTCGGAAGATGAGGTGGCTGTTATTACCCAATGCGAAACACTTG AAGGGAAATTGTCCAATGAATCTTCATCTTTTGATGTGGTTGTTCTTGCTTCGAAAAAGTATCAGCTGATTGGAGAGCAGTGGCTTCAAGAGATTGGCCGGGTGCTTAAGCCTGGTGGCACACTCCTATTACAGGCAATTGCAGTTTTTGATATATCAGAAAAG ACAAGTTCAACATTGGAGCGTAAACTGCTCATGCAAGGTTTCGTTGAAGTGCAGCCACTAGAAATGAATCATTTGCTCTCAGTTGGAGATTCTCGATATATTAGT ATTAAGGCTAAGAAGGCCTCTTGGACTACTGGTTCATCATTTCCCTTGAAGAAAGCCATGAATACTTCAGTACCAAAAATTATTGTCAATAATGAATCAGATTTGATTGATGAAGATAGCCTCTTAACTGATGAAGATTTGAAGAAACCGCAGCTGCCTATAA TTGGGGACTGTGAGGTCGGAAGCACGAGGAAGGCTTGCAAGAACTGTACTTGTGGCAGGGCTGACTCAGAAGCGAAAGTTCAGAAACTAGAGCTAACTGCAGAGCAGATAAGCAATCCTCAATCTGCCTGTGGCAAT TGTGGACTTGGGGATGCATTCCGGTGCAGTGGATGCCCTTACAAAGGCCTATCCCCTTTCAAGTTGGGcgaaaag GTTTCTTTGTCTGGAAATTTTCTGGCTGCTGATATATGA